From Fibrobacter succinogenes, the proteins below share one genomic window:
- the radC gene encoding DNA repair protein RadC, with translation MNHNQVALFAKPEFNLMPREKMEYVGVSALSNEELLAIILGSGCHDCDVFELARRLSQFLSTETSVPTLASLKRIRGLGKVKAAQILACLELSGRFILSDKAIPVSVPEDVLSRVSYMKYESQEHLVLISLNSANFIIRVHELTTGLVNQTPVHPREAFALAIEDRAVSVIFVHNHPSGSLEPSPEDMSITRVLCASGKILQIPVLDHIIIGKSGFTSICRCCPEIFESSFSK, from the coding sequence ATGAATCATAATCAAGTGGCTTTGTTCGCAAAGCCTGAATTTAATTTGATGCCGCGCGAAAAAATGGAATACGTTGGCGTCAGTGCCTTGAGCAATGAAGAATTGTTGGCAATTATTTTGGGGAGCGGTTGCCACGATTGCGATGTATTCGAGCTTGCTCGGCGGCTTTCCCAGTTCTTATCTACAGAAACATCGGTCCCGACGCTTGCGAGCCTCAAACGAATTCGTGGACTTGGAAAAGTTAAGGCGGCGCAAATCTTGGCGTGTCTTGAACTTTCGGGACGCTTTATTTTAAGCGACAAGGCGATTCCTGTTTCTGTTCCCGAAGATGTGCTTTCGCGGGTCTCGTACATGAAATACGAGTCGCAAGAACATTTAGTTTTAATTTCGTTGAACTCTGCAAATTTCATCATTCGCGTTCATGAACTCACGACTGGGCTTGTGAATCAGACTCCGGTGCACCCGCGCGAAGCCTTTGCTTTAGCCATCGAAGATAGGGCTGTGTCTGTTATCTTTGTTCACAATCATCCATCAGGTTCTTTGGAACCTAGTCCCGAAGACATGTCGATTACTCGGGTCCTTTGTGCATCGGGTAAAATTTTGCAAATCCCGGTTCTGGACCATATCATCATTGGTAAAAGTGGGTTTACAAGCATTTGCAGATGCTGCCCGGAAATCTTCGAAAGCTCTTTTTCTAAGTGA
- a CDS encoding OmpA family protein, whose amino-acid sequence MKRVAMGLALAMAASAFAGHANTINKTGFVGVNKTQSAQSLGHSKLVFTALGDYTFGNDMFKSEGDWAYPLEYAPAKQKAEVASYNGVSAYVGLAIGLLDYFDIGVTLPVFYDQFNGNTVCSNQDIEARTCNGDPLSSTKKGYIGNVTASLKARAPIPADVPVDFAAFFRYSFKTSKNTKQGLWIREPEYIAKETGYALAYGTAKSVFTVGAALTLDLSKIDAIPLLVHLNGGYRMSMDKAYLSFPFASAALEFYVLDFLSFFGEFYMDIQTDDFVWNHSKNANNEDVVLPEKLDMKQVTGGAVFHLPIGLDIQLGASVYVGNDNYVHFAKVLQNEENINTAGGVTATKTRVNPQIALFGGLTWSGFLSPQDRDGDGVADGDDRCPDDYGHRLNGGCPMGNPDSDEDGICDAWVSEKGMLDEFRNVCEGIDQCPTEKGNNSNGCPSDDPDPDKDGVCDSWVSQKGQLDQFKEICEGIDQCPAEAGTLVNNGCPEDNPDPDGDGLCSPWVTDKNKLDQYTGVCKGYDMCPGEAGAAGNKGCPWDDPDSDGDGVCDEWVVQKKLGYYFEKAAEDEALAKEWFIGKSCKGLDKCPLEHGVPAYDGCPLPDPDLDKDGVCDAWVTEKNMFNLYEGVCAGLDRCPNEAGDDGFGCPKKKAEKLEGLTFKSGKATISANAKRILKGVAQKLKEDEAYKDLKIVIQGHTDNRGKAKKNLKLSDRRAKAVMKQLTKFGVAKNRIKAVGLGSTCPVDDNSTAEGRENNRRIEMHFVTPENDGMKCESNYVGD is encoded by the coding sequence ATGAAACGAGTAGCAATGGGATTGGCTCTGGCAATGGCGGCATCCGCCTTTGCTGGTCATGCCAATACGATTAACAAGACGGGCTTTGTCGGTGTCAATAAGACACAGTCTGCCCAGTCTCTCGGTCATTCCAAGCTTGTATTTACGGCTTTGGGTGACTATACATTTGGCAATGACATGTTCAAGTCTGAAGGCGATTGGGCTTATCCTTTGGAATATGCACCCGCGAAGCAGAAGGCCGAAGTTGCTAGCTACAATGGTGTTAGTGCTTATGTTGGCTTGGCTATCGGTCTTTTGGACTACTTCGACATTGGTGTAACGTTGCCGGTCTTCTATGACCAGTTCAATGGCAATACGGTATGCTCTAATCAAGACATTGAAGCGAGAACCTGCAATGGAGATCCGCTCTCCTCTACAAAGAAAGGCTACATCGGTAACGTGACTGCTAGCTTGAAAGCTCGTGCTCCGATTCCGGCTGATGTGCCTGTCGATTTCGCAGCTTTCTTCAGATATTCTTTCAAGACATCCAAGAATACCAAGCAGGGTCTTTGGATTCGTGAACCGGAATACATTGCTAAGGAAACGGGTTATGCATTAGCATATGGTACAGCAAAGTCTGTCTTTACTGTCGGTGCTGCTTTGACGTTGGACCTTTCCAAGATTGATGCCATACCTCTCCTCGTTCACTTGAACGGTGGTTACCGCATGTCCATGGACAAGGCTTACTTGTCTTTCCCGTTTGCAAGCGCTGCTCTCGAATTCTACGTTCTTGACTTCCTCTCGTTCTTCGGTGAATTCTACATGGATATCCAGACCGACGACTTCGTATGGAACCATAGCAAGAACGCTAACAATGAAGATGTTGTCCTTCCGGAAAAGCTTGACATGAAGCAGGTTACGGGTGGTGCCGTGTTCCACTTGCCGATCGGTCTTGACATCCAGCTCGGTGCATCTGTTTATGTTGGCAATGACAATTATGTGCATTTTGCTAAGGTTCTTCAGAACGAAGAAAATATTAATACGGCTGGTGGCGTTACTGCAACCAAGACCCGCGTGAACCCGCAGATTGCTTTGTTCGGCGGCCTTACTTGGTCTGGCTTCCTTTCTCCGCAAGACCGCGATGGCGACGGTGTGGCTGACGGTGATGACCGTTGCCCGGATGACTATGGTCATCGTTTGAACGGCGGCTGCCCGATGGGTAACCCGGATAGCGACGAAGATGGTATCTGCGACGCTTGGGTTTCTGAAAAGGGTATGCTTGACGAATTCCGTAATGTTTGCGAAGGCATCGACCAGTGCCCGACCGAAAAGGGTAACAACTCCAATGGCTGCCCGTCTGATGATCCGGACCCGGATAAGGATGGCGTTTGCGATTCTTGGGTAAGCCAGAAGGGTCAGCTTGATCAGTTCAAGGAAATTTGCGAAGGTATCGACCAGTGCCCGGCCGAAGCTGGTACGCTCGTCAACAACGGTTGCCCGGAAGACAATCCGGACCCAGATGGCGACGGTCTCTGCTCTCCGTGGGTCACCGACAAGAACAAGCTTGATCAGTACACTGGCGTTTGCAAGGGCTACGACATGTGTCCGGGTGAAGCAGGTGCTGCCGGCAATAAGGGCTGCCCGTGGGATGATCCGGACAGCGACGGCGACGGCGTTTGCGATGAATGGGTTGTTCAGAAGAAGCTCGGTTACTACTTCGAAAAGGCTGCTGAAGACGAAGCTCTCGCTAAGGAATGGTTCATTGGCAAGTCCTGCAAGGGTCTTGACAAGTGCCCGCTCGAACACGGCGTGCCTGCATATGATGGTTGCCCGCTCCCGGATCCGGACCTTGACAAGGATGGCGTCTGCGATGCTTGGGTCACCGAAAAGAACATGTTCAACCTCTACGAAGGTGTCTGCGCTGGTCTTGACCGCTGCCCGAATGAAGCTGGCGATGACGGATTCGGATGCCCGAAGAAGAAGGCTGAAAAGCTCGAAGGTCTTACCTTCAAGAGCGGTAAGGCTACAATTTCCGCCAATGCTAAGAGAATCCTTAAGGGTGTTGCTCAGAAGCTCAAGGAAGACGAAGCTTACAAGGACCTCAAGATTGTGATCCAGGGTCATACCGACAACCGCGGTAAGGCTAAGAAGAACCTCAAGCTCTCTGATCGCCGCGCTAAGGCCGTTATGAAGCAGCTCACGAAGTTCGGCGTTGCTAAGAACCGCATCAAGGCTGTTGGTCTCGGCTCTACCTGCCCGGTTGACGACAACTCCACGGCAGAAGGTCGCGAAAACAACCGTCGTATTGAAATGCACTTCGTCACACCGGAAAATGACGGTATGAAGTGCGAAAGCAACTACGTTGGTGACTAA
- a CDS encoding thymidylate synthase, whose protein sequence is MQQYLDLLQDIIDNGVDRSDRTGTGTRSVFGRQTRFDLSKGFPCLTTKKLHLRSIIHELLWFLKGDTNIKYLHDNKVTIWDEWADENGDLGPVYGHQWRSWPTPDGGHIDQIANLINSLKNNPDSRRHLVCAWNVAEVDKMALPPCHCLFQFYVGGVGASGKRKLSCQLYQRSADMFLGVPFNIASYSLLTMMLAQVCGYEAGEFVHTFGDLHLYSNHFDQAREQLSRTPRALPTMKMNPDVKDLFDFKFEDFELVNYDPWPTIKAPIAV, encoded by the coding sequence ATGCAGCAATACTTAGACCTTCTCCAAGATATTATCGATAACGGTGTGGATCGCTCCGACCGCACTGGCACTGGCACCCGTTCTGTTTTCGGTCGTCAGACGCGTTTTGACCTTTCCAAAGGCTTCCCGTGCTTAACGACCAAGAAGCTTCATTTGCGCAGTATCATTCACGAACTGCTATGGTTTTTGAAGGGCGATACGAATATCAAGTATCTGCACGATAACAAGGTTACGATTTGGGACGAATGGGCCGATGAAAATGGCGACCTGGGCCCGGTTTATGGTCATCAGTGGCGTTCTTGGCCGACGCCGGATGGTGGACATATAGACCAAATTGCGAATTTGATTAACAGCCTTAAGAACAATCCGGATTCCCGCCGTCACTTGGTTTGCGCTTGGAACGTTGCCGAAGTGGACAAAATGGCTTTGCCGCCGTGCCATTGTCTGTTCCAGTTTTATGTGGGCGGAGTCGGTGCATCGGGCAAGCGTAAGCTCAGTTGCCAACTTTACCAGCGCAGTGCTGATATGTTCCTCGGTGTGCCGTTCAACATTGCATCGTACTCGCTTTTGACGATGATGCTTGCTCAGGTCTGCGGTTATGAAGCGGGTGAGTTTGTCCATACGTTTGGCGACCTTCATTTGTACAGCAATCATTTTGATCAGGCTCGTGAGCAGCTTTCGCGTACACCGCGTGCGCTCCCGACAATGAAGATGAATCCTGATGTCAAGGATTTGTTCGATTTCAAGTTTGAAGATTTTGAACTTGTAAATTACGATCCGTGGCCGACCATCAAGGCTCCGATTGCGGTGTGA
- a CDS encoding metallophosphoesterase gives MNSSIDFIGDIHGHYDELVVLLKKLGYQEQGGAYRFPGNARTVVFLGDYIDRGSQVRETVNLVRAMRDAGSAVALMGNHEFNALSFWHENGAGGRPLKSIRGGYLREHTFNKVAIHVKTVESYRGRKDEFAEMLDFFKTLPFYLETETFRAQHACFDLHGVQVLKDLNLRAFTDGNFDELIARANDQYNEYDDSLYEPLSLLLKGPELDLPDGLTFRDAEGVLRKRTRLRWWIDPKNANLQELSFQPGVELPLVEVPQEIHELDFYGENERPVFFGHYWLTGFPELIRDNVCCLDYSVAGYRGDGRLVAYRFDGEQKLDNQKFVSVAAGTAL, from the coding sequence ATGAACTCTAGTATCGACTTTATAGGCGATATTCATGGGCACTACGATGAACTCGTGGTGCTCCTTAAAAAGTTGGGCTATCAGGAGCAGGGAGGCGCTTATCGCTTTCCGGGTAATGCTCGGACGGTTGTATTTTTGGGGGATTACATCGACCGCGGGAGTCAAGTTCGCGAAACGGTCAACCTTGTGCGTGCCATGCGTGATGCGGGTTCTGCTGTAGCGCTTATGGGCAATCACGAATTTAATGCGCTGAGTTTTTGGCACGAGAATGGAGCCGGTGGGCGACCTTTAAAATCAATTCGTGGCGGCTATTTGCGCGAACATACTTTTAACAAAGTAGCGATTCATGTGAAGACTGTCGAGAGTTATCGCGGGCGCAAAGACGAGTTCGCGGAAATGCTCGATTTTTTCAAAACGCTCCCGTTTTACTTGGAAACGGAAACATTCCGCGCGCAACACGCCTGCTTTGATTTGCATGGCGTACAAGTTCTCAAAGATTTGAATCTCCGTGCTTTTACGGATGGCAATTTTGATGAACTGATTGCACGTGCTAATGACCAATATAACGAATATGATGATTCGCTTTACGAGCCGCTTAGTTTGTTGTTGAAAGGTCCAGAATTGGATTTGCCGGATGGTCTCACGTTCCGGGATGCCGAAGGCGTGCTCCGTAAACGTACGCGTTTGCGCTGGTGGATTGACCCGAAAAATGCAAACTTGCAGGAGCTCAGTTTCCAACCGGGCGTGGAATTACCTCTGGTTGAAGTGCCGCAAGAAATTCATGAACTCGATTTCTATGGCGAAAATGAACGCCCTGTTTTCTTTGGACATTATTGGTTGACGGGATTCCCTGAACTTATTCGTGATAACGTTTGCTGCTTGGATTACAGCGTTGCTGGCTACCGCGGTGATGGGCGCCTTGTTGCATACCGTTTCGATGGCGAACAAAAACTCGATAACCAAAAGTTCGTCTCGGTCGCCGCCGGAACAGCATTATAA
- a CDS encoding deoxyguanosinetriphosphate triphosphohydrolase, which yields MLQWDTLLSATRYGHPADPDPNRSDFHRDYDRIVFSTAFRRLGRKTQVHPFSVNDHVHSRLTHSLEVSSVGRSLAITVYHLIKKHLPKYVNEYQFGTIVQSACLAHDIGNPPFGHAGEAAIREWFRKNRHSAPMSEMNDKEIADFENFDGNAQGHRILSKLEYHFLDGGMRLTYATIGSMIKYPRLAYYGCPTSLFRTEAELYRETAEILGIPEIENGVWVRHPLVYLMEAADDICYSILDVEDAIELGILTFGDVRNMFSFLCGPEVDIDREFEENGQNFRDFLSSIRGRAIQNLIDDVAVLFVKHYDRIMEGSLDKHLIDLSRSDTMEGIRIAKRLGVERIYPDRRKTELEVGSYTTLSTVLDAFINGVYDYRQNGRNSYRANRIVRLIGQAKIGQSVTTAEAYHQVLDFVSGMTDNYATYLARQIGGLAMGY from the coding sequence ATGCTACAATGGGATACGCTTCTTTCTGCAACGCGTTACGGTCACCCGGCCGATCCGGACCCGAACCGTTCTGACTTCCATCGCGATTACGACCGCATCGTTTTTTCTACAGCTTTTCGTCGCTTAGGCCGCAAGACTCAGGTTCACCCGTTCTCGGTGAATGACCATGTTCACAGCCGTCTTACGCACAGCCTTGAAGTTTCGAGTGTGGGTCGTAGCCTTGCGATTACGGTGTATCACTTGATTAAAAAGCATTTGCCGAAGTACGTGAACGAATACCAGTTTGGAACGATTGTGCAGTCGGCATGCCTCGCGCACGATATTGGAAACCCGCCGTTTGGCCATGCGGGCGAAGCGGCTATCCGTGAATGGTTCCGCAAGAATCGTCATTCCGCACCGATGTCCGAAATGAACGACAAGGAAATTGCGGACTTCGAAAATTTTGATGGCAATGCGCAAGGTCATCGTATTTTGAGCAAGCTGGAATACCACTTCCTTGATGGCGGTATGCGCCTTACGTATGCAACCATCGGCTCGATGATCAAGTACCCGCGATTGGCTTATTACGGTTGCCCGACGAGCTTGTTCAGAACCGAAGCTGAACTTTACCGTGAAACGGCGGAAATTCTTGGCATCCCAGAAATTGAAAACGGCGTGTGGGTGCGTCATCCGCTGGTGTACTTGATGGAAGCCGCTGACGACATTTGCTATTCGATTCTCGACGTGGAGGATGCTATTGAACTTGGCATTCTCACGTTTGGAGATGTGCGCAACATGTTCAGTTTTTTGTGCGGTCCGGAAGTGGATATTGACCGTGAATTCGAAGAAAACGGCCAGAACTTTAGAGACTTCCTCAGCAGTATTCGCGGGCGCGCTATCCAGAATTTGATTGATGACGTGGCCGTACTTTTCGTAAAGCATTATGACCGCATTATGGAAGGCTCGCTGGACAAGCACTTGATTGATCTTTCCCGTTCCGATACGATGGAAGGCATTCGCATTGCAAAGCGCTTGGGTGTTGAACGTATTTACCCGGACCGCCGCAAAACAGAGCTCGAAGTCGGTAGCTACACGACGCTTAGCACTGTGCTCGATGCGTTTATCAACGGCGTTTATGATTACCGCCAGAATGGTCGAAACTCGTACCGCGCCAATAGAATTGTACGCTTGATTGGACAAGCAAAAATTGGCCAAAGTGTGACAACTGCCGAAGCGTACCATCAGGTGCTCGACTTTGTAAGCGGCATGACGGACAATTACGCCACGTATTTGGCTCGCCAAATTGGTGGCCTTGCCATGGGTTATTAA
- a CDS encoding pyrimidine 5'-nucleotidase, whose translation MSALDIGIKNDASKIWLFDYDLTLYGEEERFVLNSLDHRIAEFVQKTVGGTFETATEIRKDYLHRFGTTLSGLMAMNGTAPDDFFDFIHEPEYLVYPKVSPEKFTLLKLLTGHRFVFTNGRGDWSRAGMARMEIAPAIEDVFDLKLMDWEGKPHASAYEKIEKWLVARGVLNKDAKDKSQIVLLEDSLRNLEPAHERGWTTILVNPNVQAPDWVDFHIPHLLNLREKLIEFSD comes from the coding sequence GTGAGTGCGCTGGATATCGGCATCAAAAACGACGCTTCGAAAATTTGGTTGTTCGATTATGACCTCACGCTTTACGGCGAAGAGGAACGTTTTGTTCTAAATTCGCTCGACCACCGCATTGCTGAATTTGTCCAAAAAACGGTTGGCGGAACATTCGAAACCGCAACAGAAATCCGCAAGGATTATCTGCATCGTTTTGGTACAACGCTTTCGGGACTCATGGCGATGAACGGAACGGCGCCTGATGATTTCTTTGACTTTATCCATGAACCGGAGTACTTAGTTTACCCAAAAGTATCGCCCGAAAAATTTACTTTGCTAAAGTTGCTTACGGGGCATCGCTTTGTGTTTACGAATGGGCGAGGGGACTGGAGCCGCGCCGGCATGGCACGCATGGAAATTGCGCCTGCCATTGAAGATGTTTTTGACCTCAAGCTCATGGATTGGGAAGGAAAACCGCATGCAAGCGCTTACGAAAAAATTGAAAAATGGCTTGTGGCGCGAGGTGTTTTGAATAAAGACGCTAAGGATAAGTCTCAAATTGTGCTGTTAGAAGACTCGCTTCGCAATTTGGAACCCGCTCACGAACGCGGTTGGACAACGATTCTTGTGAATCCGAACGTACAAGCGCCCGATTGGGTGGATTTTCATATCCCGCATTTACTAAATTTACGGGAGAAGTTAATTGAATTTAGTGATTAG
- a CDS encoding metal ABC transporter permease, with protein MLDLLSMDFMQNALIAAVLVAIACGVMGTYVVVNRLVSLSGGVAHASFGGVGLACFIGFSPMLGALGFALACAMLMGSLTWRDRKHADTFIGIIWAAGMALGVILTDLTPGYSGEMMSFLFGSLLTVPTELLWWMGALLVFILASVSICYRNFLSISYDPEFARVRGIPVLNYYMLLIALIALTVVIAVQAVGMILVIALLTIPAYIAECYAKNLLQMMVISVLVSLVLVVLGLLVACQFNFVVGPTIIAGGVVLYLLNFAVKKIIKK; from the coding sequence ATGCTCGACTTACTTTCCATGGATTTTATGCAGAACGCCCTGATTGCAGCGGTGCTTGTGGCCATTGCTTGCGGCGTGATGGGAACGTACGTCGTCGTAAACCGCCTCGTTTCGCTTTCGGGCGGTGTGGCGCATGCTTCGTTCGGCGGTGTTGGGCTTGCGTGCTTTATCGGTTTTTCGCCAATGCTTGGTGCGCTTGGTTTTGCTTTGGCTTGCGCGATGCTTATGGGCTCGCTCACTTGGCGCGACCGCAAACATGCCGATACTTTTATCGGGATTATCTGGGCTGCGGGCATGGCGCTTGGCGTGATTCTCACGGATTTGACGCCGGGCTACAGTGGTGAAATGATGAGCTTTTTGTTCGGTAGCCTTTTGACCGTGCCAACGGAACTACTTTGGTGGATGGGCGCGTTGCTTGTATTCATCTTGGCTTCTGTTTCCATTTGTTACCGCAACTTTCTTTCAATTTCGTATGACCCGGAATTTGCGCGTGTTCGCGGCATTCCTGTGCTGAACTATTACATGCTTTTGATCGCGTTGATTGCGCTTACGGTCGTAATTGCGGTGCAGGCGGTGGGCATGATTCTTGTAATTGCGCTTTTGACAATTCCTGCGTATATCGCTGAATGTTATGCCAAGAATTTGCTCCAGATGATGGTGATTTCGGTTCTGGTTTCGCTTGTGCTTGTGGTTCTTGGACTTTTGGTCGCGTGCCAGTTCAATTTTGTTGTTGGGCCTACGATTATTGCAGGCGGAGTTGTTCTGTATCTGCTTAATTTTGCAGTAAAAAAGATTATTAAAAAATAG